The Nostoc cf. commune SO-36 genomic sequence CTCAGAAGAAATTTGCTGTTCATTCAGACAAATACGTTCCGTCCAATCGACTAAATGGGGGGAAATGTAGCGTCCTGTACGATAACCAGCCTCAGTAAGTACGGAGGAAATATAGGCACAAACTGAACCTTTGCCATTAGTTCCAGCAACATGAATTACTGGGACTTGGTGATGAGGATTACCAAGATTTGCTAAAAGATTGAGGATGCGATCGAGTCCCAGATGGACACCAAAGCGTTGCAGGGGTTGGATTACAGAGTCGATATTCAAGGAAGGGAGTGGGGAGTGGGGAGTGGGGAATGGGGGAATGAGGGAGATAAGGGAGAAATAAGCAATGCCCAATGCCCCATGCCCAATCCCCGATTAATGAATTTAAGCTTCTCTATCCAAAAAGCCTTGAATTTGTCTTAAAGCCGCAGCGCCAATATTAAACACTGCCCAGCTAGCGGCGATCGCAACTGGTGCTAAAACGATCGCTATACGGTAATCGATATCCATATCTAGAACCCCTCTCTTAAGTAGAAATTAAAGTTTTGTCAACTGCTCTCATTTTTATTTTTAGCTGAAGTGGGCAACTTTTCCAAGTAGATATGTAAAGAATGTTTAAATTATTAGGCATTGGACAATTCAATTTTGGATTTTGGATTGACGATTTTGGATTAAATTTCAATCTAAAATCCAAAATCTAAAATCTAAAATTCTTACTCCCCACTCCCTAAGCCTTTTTAAACCCAATATCAGTAGCCTTACCAGCATGAACTAAAGCTAATTTTTGGTAACGTTGGGCGTGTTCAATCAGTTCTGTGGCTTCAACATCTGTTACTTGGCGTAACACTTTGCCAGGAATGCCCACAACTAGAGACAAAGGAGGTACATTTTTTGTCACCACTGCGCCAGCACCGATAATGCTGCCAGCACCCACTCTTACCCCGTCTAAAATCACTGCGCCTATGCCAATCAAACTTCCACGCTCAATGTAAGCGGAATGTATCACAGCGCGATGTCCTACAGTGACATGATCTTCTAAAATTGTGGGAAAACCAGGATCGCCATGTAAAATTGCACCATCCTGAATATTTGTGTATTCACCAATTTCAATCCGTTCTACATCTCCCCTAACCACTGCTCCATACCAAATGCTCACTCCTGCTGCTATATTTACTGAACCCATAACAACAGCATTAGCTGCGATGAAGGCAGCTTGAGAAAAATCAGGAGATGTCCAGTAAGAAGCGGTAGACACGATAGAATATGAATATGGTACCCAGGAACACTGGAGAAACTCCAACCTTTGAGGCTGGTTGCACAACTAGGATATCACAGCGTCAAGCCTCTACAGTGAGGAAAACACTAGTGAACAATGTTCCTGCCGCAACTTTGTGTCTGTGCAGCAGTGAGCAAGTAACCGAAAGCGAAAGTGGTGGAGCCAAAGTGTGTAATAAAATACACTAATGCTGGTGAAGACAAAATTATGTTTGTACGCACTTCATGATGAATCCAGGCTTGCAGTACCCGATGTTTGGGCCGGAAATACAGTGTCCCCATTGTCGCCAGACTATTCCGGCGTTGACACTCACAGATACCTATTTGTGTCCGCGTCATGGCGCGTTTGAAGCTAATCCTAAAAATGGAGAGTTAATCCATTTGCAATCGGGGCGTCATTGGCGGAGGTGGAATAATGAGTGGTATAGACAGCATACTCATCCCGATGGTATTCGGTTTGAGATTCATGAAGCATTAGACAAGCTGTATACCCAAGGTTTTCGAGCAACACGAGTAGTTATTGCTCGACGTTATCAGGAATTGATGAGTGGCTACTTGGAACGCAGCACACCTTGGCGTTCTGGACAAACAGAAGCTACTGCTGCGCGTTTGTACGGCTTACCCGTGGAGTTTAGCCCCGATACCTCAGATGATCCCTGTTGGGAAGTGATTAATTTTGACTTGGAAAAAGAGCCTGGCGTCCCTGTGCGCTACCCCTATTTCAGGTTGTTTGAGTAAATGGTCATTTGTCATTAGTCATTTGTCATTAGTGAATAACAAAGGACAAATGGCTAAGGACTAAGGACTAAGGACTAATTATGCACCACGCTTCTATTCGGACTGCGAATATTCATCGAGCGATCGCTTTCTACGAACATTTAGGGTTTACAATCTCAGAACGCTTTACCACAGGCTATACCCTAGCTTGCTGGATGGAAGGATTGGGCGGCAGAATTGAACTGATCCAAATTCCCGAACCAAAACCAGCCCCAGATGCCTTTGCTGATGAGCATTATGTGGGGTATTATCATCTCTCGTTCGATTTAACTGAGATTACACCAGATTTACCTAGTTGGTTGACAAGCTTACAAGAACGTGTATTGCTGGCGGGTGAGAGTCAAACTGAAGAATTACAACCGTTGAAGGTACTTTTAGAACCGACACAACAGCAAATAGGCGATCGCATTTACGAAGTGGCTTTTATTGCCGATACCGATGGCTTACCTCTCGAATTCATTCGGGTTTTAGCAAAACTTCCATAATTTAGCTTTTTAATTACCTTTATTGCTAATATATTGTTTTTCTGTATTGTTACTGAGGTAACAGATTTTTTCGACAGATTAAACTATCGTCACTTCCCCAAAAAACTATGTAATTTAATTTACAGATATATCTGCTAAATAATATATGTATGGATTTTCGAGATTTTATAAATATCCTTTGCCGTTATTATTTTTAAGCTTATGGCTAGTAGCAGTTTTTTTGTTAAACAATAAACCTGCTCATAGCCAAGATTCAGCCATATTAAACAAAGAAAAATATCAATCAACCTTGCTAGCAAAAAGAATAATGCCCTCAACACTGACACAAAATGTCCGTAAAACAGTGCTGGAGAATGGTCTAACTATCCTGACAAAGGAAGTGCATACTGCGCCAGTAGTGACGGTGCAGGTATGGTACAAGGTTGGCTCACGCAACGAAGAACCGGGGGTGAATGGCATTGCCCACCAGTTGGAACACATGATGTTTAAAGGTACTTCAAACCGTCCAATTCAATTTGGCCGTTTGTTTAGTGCTTTGGGTAGTGATTCCAATGCTTTCACCAGCTATGATCAAACTGCATATTACGGCACTGTAGAACGAAACAAGCTGAAAGCGCTCTTAGTGCTGGAAGCAGACAGGATGCAAAATTCCCAGATTGAGCCAGAACAACTGGCGAGTGAAAAGCGGGTAGTAATTTCTGAGTTGCAGGGTTACGAAAATAGTCCAGAATATCGCCTCAATCGTGCTGTCATGCAGGCGGTGTTTCCCAATCATGCTTATGGGTTGCCCGTGGGTGGTACTAAAGCTGATGTTGAGAAATTTGACGTTGAGCAGGTAGAGAAATATTACCGCAATTTTTATAGTCCCGATAATGCCGTCTTAGTAGTAGTTGGAGATTTTCAAACTGCAAACACCCTGGAAATAGTTAAAGAGACATTTGGCAAACTGGGCAGGGGGCAGGATGCAGGGGGCAGGGGGCAGGGGGCAGGAGTTATTTCTTCCCCATCTCTCTCATCTCCAATAGTATTACGAGAACCGGGAGCAGGGCGGCTATTACAAGTTGTGTATCCGCTACCGGATGCAAATCAACCGGATGTGCCTGCGCTGGATGTAATGGATTACATTTTGACAGAGGGACGGAATTCTAGACTTTATCAGGCATTGGTGGAATCAGGTTTAGCTAGTGAATTAACAGCCTCCGTTACCAGTTTGCGAGAATCTGGCTGGTATGAAGTGTTGGTGACGGCTGGTTCTAAACAAGATTTGAAAAAAATTGACTCAGCCTTGAGTAGTGCGATCGCTAATGTAGCAGAAAAAGGCGTGACCTCTGAAGAAGTAGAACGAGCCAAAACCCAATTAACAGCAGATGTAATTTTGAGTAACCGTGATATCACCTCTCAAGCAATGCGCTTGGGCACTGATGAGACAACAGTTGGTGATTATCGCTACACAGACCGTTATTTGGCTGCTGTTCGTCTGGTAAAGCCGACGGATGTTGTCGCTGTGATTAACAAATACCTGAAAAAAGGAGCCGGGACAGTAGGCTTTTTTGAACCAACCCAGAAGCAGATAACAGAAGTTGGTGATAAACCAGACTCAGCCCAAACTACAGAGAATTTTTCTCCTGGCGCACCTGTGCTTCTTTCTGAGGTGATGAAGTACTTACCGCCTGTGGATTTGGCTACAGATGCAATTGCCCAAGTGTTACCACAGGAATTTAAATTTACTAATGGACTGCGGATATTACTGTTACCAGATCATAGTACTCCCACCGTTACTCTGAGCGGCCACATTCAAGCTGGAACGGAATTTGATCCAGAAGATAAAGCTGGATTGGCTGCTTTTGTGGCAGAAAATTTGCTAAGTGGCACTAAAAGCAAAGACGACTTAACTATTGCCAAAGTCTTAGCAGAACGAGGGGCGAGTTTAGACTTTCACGCTAACCGAGAAGGTGTGCATATTGAAGGTGATAGTTTAGCAGAAGATTTGCCCGTACTCCTGGAGGTATTGGCAGATGTTGTTAAAAACAGTACCTTTCCACTCAAAGAATTGGAATTGCATCGCCAACAAACTTTAACTGATTTACAACAGGAATTAGATGAGCCATCAGAAGTAGCCAGAAGAGTATTTGTTCAGTCAATTTACCCGAAAAAACATCCCTTACATACTTTTCCCACAGAGGAGAGTTTACAGCAGATTCAGCGCCGGGATGTGATTGATTTTAAAGCTAAACATTATCGTCCAGATACGACAGTGTTGGCGCTGGTGGGAGATTTTGATCTAGACAAAGTGCGATCGCTGATTAAAAATGAGTTTGGTAATTGGGAAGTTAGCGGACAAGCACCGACATTAAAATATCCTCCGGTGTCAATGCCACAAAAAATAGTCAGTGTCAACCCAGTTTTACCAGGTAAAGCCCAAGCTGTGACATATATGGGTTACACAGGTATAAACCGTTATGATCATCGGTTTCATGCAGCCTTAATATTGAATCAGATATTGGGAGGCGATACCTTATCTAGTAAACTGGGTGCAGAAGTGCGCGATCGCCAAGGTTTAAGCTATGGAATTTATAGCTCCTTCCAAGCCGGGAAGAATGCAGGCACATTTTTGATAGAAATGCAAACTAGTCCTGAAGATAGCAGAAAAGCGATCGCTAGCACCCGCGAAATCTTACAACAAATCCATCAACAAGGCGTCACTGCACTAGAAGTAGAAACAGCTAAACGCACCCTCATCAGCAGCTACAACGTTTCTCTGGCAAACCCAGAAGAATTAACAGATAGAATTCTGATGAATGAGGTGTATGGACTAGATAAAGGAGAATTGCACTCCTTGACTGACAAAATACAGAAAGTCACTCTTGACCAAGTTAATCAAGCAGCTCGTGAGTTACTCCATCCAGATCAAATCGTAGTCGTTACTGCTGGGCCATCTGTGTTGGCAGGGAGAAGCATTAGGTAGTGCAATGTCCAAACTATAGGAATCCGGTTTGATTACTGAAATTATTTGCGTAGGCTGGGAGTGGGGAGTAGGAAAAAAGACTTTTTGAGTGTACGGAGTTTTTTCAAAAATCAAATATGAGTCCTTGCTTGAGGGTTTATAAGTAGGTAGGCATCATTAAATATAAGATGTCATTGCGAGTGAAACGAAGCAATCCCAAAGTCTCTGGGATTGCTTCGTTTCACTCGCAATGACGGAAAATATTATATTTATATTTATTTACGCCCATTTACTTAGTAAGGACTTTAGTGCTTACAGCACTTTTCAGGTAAATGGAGTACATATATAAAACCCAAAACCTTGTATAGACTTAGCACTGCTACGTCTTTACGTGTATTCGATTAGAGCGCAATCTGCTGTAAAAAACAAGGGTTAAAATCCTTACTACAAATTTGCTTATCCATCAATTTAAATTTGACACACTAGTTTTGACACACTAGTAGAGATGGGCATTAGACATGGATAATATAAAGAATGGGTAAGTGGTTTTTCCCGCTACCTATTAATAACATTGCCTTTTGATAACTAGTGATGAAAATTTACAACCATTTTTACAAAATTGTAATTAAATCTCTTACTTTCTCAACTTCTGTTTGGCTGCAAATTTTACGGCGGAACTACGTGATATTAACGTTGTTTCTAAGCTTAAATTTCATCGCTGCTACTCCAGCAATGGCGGCGAATTTGTCTAACGATTTGCTCAAGCAACCAGCTATAGAAATTACAGTTAACTTGGGTAATGCAGCTAACGAACTCAAGTTTGAGCCAAATCATTTAGAATTGCTGGCTGGCAAACGTTATCAACTGCGGCTTACTAATCCCAGCCAACTGAAGCATTATTTTACTGCTAAAGATTTTGCCGATGGCATCTGGACACAAAAAGTCCAAGCAGGAAAAGTAGAAATCAAAGGAGCCATTCACGAACTGGAACTAAAACCGGGTGCTGAGGCAGAATGGGTATTTGTACCCCTGAAATCTGGTA encodes the following:
- a CDS encoding photosystem II protein Y; the protein is MDIDYRIAIVLAPVAIAASWAVFNIGAAALRQIQGFLDREA
- a CDS encoding gamma carbonic anhydrase family protein; translated protein: MSTASYWTSPDFSQAAFIAANAVVMGSVNIAAGVSIWYGAVVRGDVERIEIGEYTNIQDGAILHGDPGFPTILEDHVTVGHRAVIHSAYIERGSLIGIGAVILDGVRVGAGSIIGAGAVVTKNVPPLSLVVGIPGKVLRQVTDVEATELIEHAQRYQKLALVHAGKATDIGFKKA
- a CDS encoding TIGR02652 family protein, with the translated sequence MNPGLQYPMFGPEIQCPHCRQTIPALTLTDTYLCPRHGAFEANPKNGELIHLQSGRHWRRWNNEWYRQHTHPDGIRFEIHEALDKLYTQGFRATRVVIARRYQELMSGYLERSTPWRSGQTEATAARLYGLPVEFSPDTSDDPCWEVINFDLEKEPGVPVRYPYFRLFE
- a CDS encoding VOC family protein yields the protein MHHASIRTANIHRAIAFYEHLGFTISERFTTGYTLACWMEGLGGRIELIQIPEPKPAPDAFADEHYVGYYHLSFDLTEITPDLPSWLTSLQERVLLAGESQTEELQPLKVLLEPTQQQIGDRIYEVAFIADTDGLPLEFIRVLAKLP
- a CDS encoding M16 family metallopeptidase, whose translation is MYGFSRFYKYPLPLLFLSLWLVAVFLLNNKPAHSQDSAILNKEKYQSTLLAKRIMPSTLTQNVRKTVLENGLTILTKEVHTAPVVTVQVWYKVGSRNEEPGVNGIAHQLEHMMFKGTSNRPIQFGRLFSALGSDSNAFTSYDQTAYYGTVERNKLKALLVLEADRMQNSQIEPEQLASEKRVVISELQGYENSPEYRLNRAVMQAVFPNHAYGLPVGGTKADVEKFDVEQVEKYYRNFYSPDNAVLVVVGDFQTANTLEIVKETFGKLGRGQDAGGRGQGAGVISSPSLSSPIVLREPGAGRLLQVVYPLPDANQPDVPALDVMDYILTEGRNSRLYQALVESGLASELTASVTSLRESGWYEVLVTAGSKQDLKKIDSALSSAIANVAEKGVTSEEVERAKTQLTADVILSNRDITSQAMRLGTDETTVGDYRYTDRYLAAVRLVKPTDVVAVINKYLKKGAGTVGFFEPTQKQITEVGDKPDSAQTTENFSPGAPVLLSEVMKYLPPVDLATDAIAQVLPQEFKFTNGLRILLLPDHSTPTVTLSGHIQAGTEFDPEDKAGLAAFVAENLLSGTKSKDDLTIAKVLAERGASLDFHANREGVHIEGDSLAEDLPVLLEVLADVVKNSTFPLKELELHRQQTLTDLQQELDEPSEVARRVFVQSIYPKKHPLHTFPTEESLQQIQRRDVIDFKAKHYRPDTTVLALVGDFDLDKVRSLIKNEFGNWEVSGQAPTLKYPPVSMPQKIVSVNPVLPGKAQAVTYMGYTGINRYDHRFHAALILNQILGGDTLSSKLGAEVRDRQGLSYGIYSSFQAGKNAGTFLIEMQTSPEDSRKAIASTREILQQIHQQGVTALEVETAKRTLISSYNVSLANPEELTDRILMNEVYGLDKGELHSLTDKIQKVTLDQVNQAARELLHPDQIVVVTAGPSVLAGRSIR
- a CDS encoding cupredoxin domain-containing protein, which encodes MKIYNHFYKIVIKSLTFSTSVWLQILRRNYVILTLFLSLNFIAATPAMAANLSNDLLKQPAIEITVNLGNAANELKFEPNHLELLAGKRYQLRLTNPSQLKHYFTAKDFADGIWTQKVQAGKVEIKGAIHELELKPGAEAEWVFVPLKSGTYSLRCPIPGHTEAGMTGEIAIKS